One Aegilops tauschii subsp. strangulata cultivar AL8/78 chromosome 7, Aet v6.0, whole genome shotgun sequence genomic window carries:
- the LOC109769284 gene encoding uncharacterized protein, whose protein sequence is MAASSSTASSYRSRFGDTTQTKVFVGGLAWETPSEGLRQHFEQYGDILEAVVITDRLTGRSKGYGFVTFREAEAARRAVQDPNPTITGRRANCNIASLGPPRPAHPRGRPSPGPYWQQGPPAPVPPQGPHYYIPSPRAPPPQQQQMGLMPSPGPAIYHQPPSQPWYWCPPDYQYPQAMMTPQMMQNYYAQLYAAGLASPTGPPPYHQYVGYMQAPTPRAAVLSPVAQQIAAGQPYVPHPAAAQMQGFSMQVPSLPHNFALQLPSHAVSLLPPNATDVQSAGGQASSSAAAATNANITHQGA, encoded by the exons ATGGCGGCGTCGTCGTCGACGGCGTCCTCGTACCGGTCGCGGTTCGGCGACACGACGCAGACGAAGGTGTTCGTGGGCGGGCTGGCGTGGGAGACGCCGTCGGAGGGGCTCCGGCAGCACTTCGAGCAGTACGGCGACATCCTGGAGGCCGTCGTCATCACGGACCGCCTCACCGGCCGCTCCAAGGGCTACGGATTC GTGACGttccgggaggcggaggcggcgcgCCGGGCGGTGCAGGACCCGAACCCGACGATCACCGGGCGGCGCGCCAACTGCAACATTGCCTCGTTGGGCCCGCCGCGGCCCGCACATCCTCGAG GCAGGCCGTCGCCCGGGCCCTACTGGCAGCAGGGCCCGCCGGCTCCGGTGCCGCCGCAGGGCCCGCACTACTACATCCCCAGCCCGAGGGCTCCTCCTCCGCAGCAGCAGCAGATGGGCCTGATGCCCAGCCCTGGCCCGGCGATCTACCACCAGCCCCCTTCGCAGCCATG GTACTGGTGCCCACCTGACTATCAATACCCACAG GCCATGATGACCCCTCAGATGATGCAGAACTACTATGCTCAGCTGTATGCTGCTGGGCTGGCGTCGCCGACAGGGCCACCGCCCTACCATCAGTACGTGGGGTACATGCAGGCCCCGACGCCCAGGGCGGCAGTGCTCTCGCCGGTGGCGCAGCAGATCGCGGCGGGGCAGCCGTACGTGCCGCATCCGGCGGCGGCGCAGATGCAGGGCTTCTCCATGCAGGTGCCTTCTCTTCCGCACAACTTCGCGCTGCAGCTGCCCTCCCATGCAGTGTCGCTGCTGCCTCCCAACGCAACCG ATGTGCAGTCGGCTGGTGGCCAGGCCTCCTCCTCTGCAGCCGCGGCGACGAACGCGAACATCACTCACCAGGGTGCCTGA